Part of the Vigna unguiculata cultivar IT97K-499-35 chromosome 3, ASM411807v1, whole genome shotgun sequence genome, GTCTTCGTAACCACAAACTCGTGGTGTTGCTATGACAAGGGGGTAAAGCGAGGAAGGAGATAGAGGTGATAAGATAGGTGGCCATGAAGTACATTTTGAGTAAGAGTTGGTAGGTGGTGTCATTGAAGGCTCATGTGTAGGgtaccctaaaccctaaaccatcaCCTTCATGTCCACCTATCTTACCTCCAACTACACCGTCCCATAAGAACATTCACCACCAAGTTCATCACCTTCAAACTCATCTTTAAGTCCAATACCAACAAAAAATTATAGTGAAGGGAGAGTTGCAGAAAGAGTAAGACTGTAACATTGCTAAGATCATTTATTGTCGAAGATATTTTATATTGGCTTAATTAGTCGGAACATATCCAATTTCGTCCCAAAGTTTAAAAATGGTATcaatttttaagtttgtttcaatttagtacccaaatttaaaattttgcatcaatgtagtacaCCCCGTTAATTTTTCACAAACGCAGTTAAGAGTGAGGTGATGTGGCATAGTATAACTGAAACTTGTCACAAATGTTAATTGTACAGTGGCATTTTTGGTGTAACGTGTGCAGTGGTTTGTTTTAAATGgatgtgtttaattttttttgcccTAATCTTCCTTTGGCCCCAATCtcgattttcttcttcttcttcatcgcAGAGCAGAGCAAAGAATTTGTTGAAGACAATGTCTCGCACACGAAGTCatcctttttcttcttgttcGTATGGGTCACAAAATCGCAACGTCTCTCCTCCTCGTGGGTGGTGTGGGTCATTAGGTGGATCTCCAATTTACTATTGTGGGGAGATTGCAGTGTTGAGGGTGGCAAGTACAGTGAAGAATGGTGGGAAACAATTCTAGGGTTGCCCTAACTATAAGGTTTGAGCTATgattttcgttatttttgtgCTTAGACTAGTGTTGGATGTTAAGGTGATATTTGTTGATTGGTTTTTTTCAACAGGAAAGTGCAAATGAGGATTTCAAAGGATGCAATTACTTCAAATGGTGCAATGAAGATAATGTGAATGAAAGGGATGCAATTATTGGAAGACAAAACAAAAAGATTAGTGATATGGAGAAAACCCTGATTTAAAGGTGGTTCAAATATGGTTGTAATTCTCACCAAAATACTTGACTATAAAGAGTTTGATAAGTTACACCTGATTTAAAGAGTTGGATCATTTTCACAAAACACAATAAGTGATTCCTAGAAATAATTTGGCAAATTCACAtattgagagagagagaggttaAACTCtgtttatattaatcttgataaactcatgggtgttatattaatattttatttattttgaatcatatattattctatttagttcaatttaaattatttttatttactatcctcttatatttatttaatttatctccagttatacacttatatatttatttaataactaaCAATAATGATTTAGTATGAATAAAGTATTTCTTTTTAACATACACGGTCCTACAACTTAAAATTCCACAaagttcaatttaaaataaggTTAACAATTAAtacctataattttttatatataatataggatgtgacatatatatatatatatatatatatatatatatatatatatatatatatatatatatatatatatatatatatatatatatatatatatatatatatatatatatatatatatatatatatatgcttgcaaatatttaaaaaagtattaaataaaattgtttaaaatcaattctttaaaatgtaaattttgatCTTAAAgtataatctaaataaaaatacatgttagtgcaaatatatttattcttctTAAATTCAAATAAGTTGCAACGTAAAGTAtacaagttaataaaaaataatctcttTAAAAAACAACTTTAATTTCATCAgcctaaataaaaaacaaatttaatttcagtACACAAATTCTTTTTTCATCGCTAGCCATATTATTTGAGAGAATTTTCATAACATTGTGACAATTGTATCCTTTGTTCACTCGAAAAACCTCATATTTGTTTTGAGAAATGGAGAACAACCTTGtacatttttgttgttgtcGAATCCACATGGCAATCTAGAATTTCACTTTCTTCCCATTCCTTATAACTCTAGTTATTTTTCAAACCATGTTAATCTTCTATGATACATATTTTAAACACACATTTCTAGTTTTGTATAGTGATTatacttttcatattttcatatgattcattttcaatttttaagatattttcgtttaatattaataaattgaacTCATTGTATATATTTACACTAATTTCgtatttttaacttattctgtaaatatatttataaatccTAAATGTTTTCAAcctatgaatattttaaaccCTTTCTGTACGTGCAAAAAGAATATGGAGTGTTGAAAGAAATTGTCCCTATAAGATTTGTTATATACTCTTTCAATAGTgaatatgttaatttaaaatgtaaaatttctattttggatcttcaaaatttacaacaatatggtgtttttcattcaaaatataaaaaaaaatggagaaataaatgtgataataatttaactttaacttttttaattattcatatagtattttaacttaatatatttttattgtttccaTGTATATTAAAGAGAATAGTAGAAATTATAGTGGTTTAGATAAATGTATTTGCTAAGAAACAAGGATACGAGAGATAAGTAGTATTTTAGGTGAAGATATATATTGAAAGAAAACATCATCAACTATATTGCTATCAACATaaggtagtttttttttttttaataataataactatcagattattgataaaatataaaattttatccttctcatttaatttaatttatcttatccaaattatctcattttttttactttaattatttttcattattttctttaactcTCTTACCTTTTATCACCACATTCAAAGGGAACACCAGACAGAACAAAACTTACAGCTTCTAAAAAGTGAGAGAGATGTTGGTGGTTTTAATGTTAATATGTAACAAAGTCAATCTTTAAGCGAAATTCTAATTTAATAAaccactattattattatttttaaattctcagaatattagtttttttttgtttgtttgattttatgttCAAGTCTTTCCTTTAcatgttttaatgatatttttgcAAGAGAATGTAACATAAAATCAGAGGTATATTGATTGTTATTTGtaacattaaattaaacataagaGAAATTATCATCATTATTTACCCGGTACACATTATACATTTATAACTTggaattcaaaattcaaaacttaaaaaaaatagtggaaaaagagaaaatctGGGTAAGCAATTTATCTGTGTAGAGGGAGAAAGTGATGTTACagctattttatttatagaggAAATGAGCATCACATTGCCGACATTCTCtgtcaaattaaataaaaaatataaaaaatattattcagtAATATAATAATGCAACTTATCTGTAttagttgaaaaataataacCATCTCTTGAACAATATTTCTATTTTGAGGTGACAAAAGTAGATCAATTAAGTTGATAATTGTTTCAAAGTTTTCAGagaaatagtatttttttttaatttaaaagttctcaaaattaaTATGGTTGGAGTGAAAACTacaattaaagtatttttttcattactttaaaaatttatagaaaggttttctaaattaaacgaaaataatattaatttttttctctatcaaacatattttattttcaaatttgtttaaatactaaatttataaGTACTTAAAACAGCACTTAAAttgatagatttttttttgtgagaGATACACAGTTAAGTTTACTTAATTTTCTTCCCTTTATTTTACTAAACTATAAAATAGCAGCTATTTTAAGTTACAAATGTGTTATTTACTCAATTATCTTCTTACACCgttattcattttcttttgtatgTTTCTGTagttcatttatatataataacttaTCATGTTATCCTTATGATTAtagaaaaacatatatttgGACATAcctatgaaattaaaaaaaaaaaaacgcttGTATGAATCTTAGGataattttaagatatatttattctataaaataaatcCATTGCAAGAAAATaagcatatttaaaaaaataaaaaataaaagcctCATGAATAGTTGTACTGAATTATTGTTAATGCAAGTAATAATATAAAAGCTacttgattaaaaatattgaaaataaagaaacaaaaaagttggATAATTGGCATCAAAAAATGTTAAATCATTGTCtttgaaatgattaaaaacTACGGTGCATTTTGTTTGatgtaaaaatcaattttcatttttaatagaTGTAAAAATGTTAGTTGACACGAAATCAGCTATCAATCTGGTCAGGAATCCGGTTTCTCTTAAACAAGTTAAGACTATAAACAAGTGAATAATTGTGAGCTTCAATTGGCTTATTGCTCAACAGAAGTTGAGTTGACAGACATCCTAACTAAGACAATTAGGTCTGACAGATTTGTGAAACTTAGAGGAGAGTTAGGATTTTTTACTTATGAGTATTTGAATTAGGGGGAGTGTTGAAGTAAAttcaaatatagttggttataGTTAGTTTTCTCAGTTACTGTTCAAATCTTTGTGAGCTATATGTGTGCATGTGTAAACttcagaaaatatgcaaaaTTCAGTTTTTCTTCCTTTACAATCTGATTGTGTGAGAATAGTGGTCCAAAGTTAATTTCTTTGATAAATACAAAGTAAAGACCTCATaagtattatattttgaatgatAAGCATTTACATGTGTTAAGCACACAAATCACAACAACATAGAAACTCTTTAGAATGTTTTAGGTAGGTAATGTGCTTATAGTCCAAATCAAGCAAATTGTCCCTTAGGATCAATGAACAGGCATATAAGCAAATCAAGAAGAACTGTGctacttttatattaaaagagtTGGCAAGAGAAGAGTACTGAAGGTCTCTCTCCTTTGGTAGATACACAAGTGACAGCACTATTTATCATGGATGCTGATCCTCTGAAGATGTGTTCAAGCTTGAGCAATTCTGGTCTTAGAAGCAAAGATACGGTTGAGGATAGCTGCAAGTCGCACACCACCTTGAGCCAGTCTTTTTTCCACAATAGGTAACCGAGAAAGGAAGTACTCATCTACATTATTGAATAGAATAATAAAGAATGAAGGGAATCCTCCAGATATTatgaaaccaaataaaatattgcACACGGATCACAATCATTGAACATTGAATAAGTTGGTGCGTTCCATCGGTCATGACCAGGTACAGAGAAAATTGTGATACACACTTTAGATTTtattctattaatatatttaataaaagatgaAGATTAAGTAGAAGAAAATGGATTCGCACAATCGAAATAGAAAAGAACACaacacaaataaacaaaaaatcacTCCCTCCTGTCTTTTTCATATCAAACAAGGATACTAAAGAAATAACACTACCCACAGTAGAAGGAAAAGAGGAAAAAGCTCTAGCTGACGATTATGGAGTTCCTCTAATGTTCTATTTGTCCATGAGAAATAGGACATACCTTCTAAAGTGCTTCCTGGTGTAGCATTCTTGTAGGCAAATTTGCATGCTAAGCTAATGCTTTCAGAAGCATACCTGAATTGAAACCAATAAAATCAGAATATgcaatttcaaattatacaagTTGTATGCAAGAATGTGATGTGGCAAACCATGGGAAGTCCTTAGCTATCTAGATATGCAACAACAATGGTAACCTTACTAGGTAAGTTACAGGTAGTAACTGGTATTGTGATTAAGATAATTATTTCAACTTAATCAATTCCACGTTTTCAAGGTGCAGAGTTATGAAAATGAGGCACaagaaatgaatataaatttgtcaatatGCATATCAAAATATTGACTATCAAGCAATGAATACTGTAACCAGTTTAATACTAAGCAGCCAATGAGACAAAACTAGagagcaaaatgaaaaagaCTGTGTTTTATGCTGATACCGATCTGGACAGGCAGTGTAGTTGTGTGCACAATGTTCCCAAATCGATACATCATTTGACCAATTATCCTGCAGAAAGAGAGTAAAAACAATAGTTAGCCACTTTGATCGAGACGTATCTGTACAAGTCCCAGCATAGCAATAACTATGATGATGACCCAAGAAAAAGTTTCAGTTTACCTACGCTGGGTATCTTCATCATTTGAATAAATgcattaaaaaattagaaaaatgaaactCACTGTAATATTCCTTTGAATAGCTTGTATCATAATAGAAAGATCTGAATCATAGAATGTTTTTAGAGCAGACTGAATAATCATGTCATCCCACACCTGGACCAAAACCGAAATCACTGAATTTAATCGATTTACTGCATTATTGACGGGGATAGATTGGATGAGCATGATAACCAACAGATAAAAACCAAAGGATTATGTACAAGATCTTAGTGTCAAAGAAATTAGATCACTTGCAAAAGTGGGTGCATCTTTTACCTACAGCATGTGAGAATACAATAAGGTTTCTCTAACTTTGGCATCAAATGCCAAGTGTAGGTATCAGTTCAAACTGCAAagaataaatagaattaaaattaaaactcatATATTTTTCCTTAAAAATGGACTTGGTTTCTAAATCTTTTCCTTGCCCATATTACCTCTCTCCCAAACACAATGAAGAAAGCAACAAGATacggaataaaaaataatagagagTTCCACTACAAGTAAAGTTTCTCTCAGAAAACAATAAATCTTCGTTAAGTTACACTACGAAAAGGggaaaaaaaacaatttcagtTACTTAGTACAGTTAAGTCACGGAAGGGAATACACCAGTGTTATGTTATCAACAAACATAGAATCTGATTCTAGGCACTTACATGATGGAGATTTGTTTTCCTTCTGTACCAACGAACTGTAATTGAATTTCCACCTAGGTCTCCAAGGAAACCAACATGTAGGGGCTGCACCAGAAATCAGGAATGAAATTACATATCCTTGCAATTACAAGTTAGCTGAAGAAAAAAAGACATTTAACCCCGCGATTATAATTTTCACACAATACATGGGAAATAATATATTGACTAATTACCACCAATGCTTGTTTTAGAGTTTCAAGTTCTCATTTCTCAACTTACCTGCCCATAGATAAATTCAAAAACTCCAATTTGCCACTCATGCAAATCCAggacaaaatatttgaaagcCATAGTTACTTTTTGGACCAAGACTAACTTGtgtttttgataatattttaaataggaAACAAGAAGAAGAAACCTGATGAACATCCCCAACAAAATGTGACAAGAACAGAAGTGCCTCAGTCAAATTATCTGTATTTGATAAAATCAGAACAGAAAATTAAAGGACATATCTTCGTATGTAACTAGAAAATTAAGAATGCACTCTGTGAATGCATGCACATACAGTTTAATTCAGATGA contains:
- the LOC114177598 gene encoding endonuclease 4-like isoform X5 — protein: MLTRRISSVTTNTAVRDCHDSSKHKHRCVTGGIYNYTMQLKSADAGPSSELNYNLTEALLFLSHFVGDVHQPLHVGFLGDLGGNSITVRWYRRKTNLHHVWDDMIIQSALKTFYDSDLSIMIQAIQRNITDNWSNDVSIWEHCAHNYTACPDRYASESISLACKFAYKNATPGSTLEDEYFLSRLPIVEKRLAQGGVRLAAILNRIFASKTRIAQA
- the LOC114177598 gene encoding endonuclease 4-like isoform X1, with translation MMHMGDERVRVLFLLLLMPLPIVLGWGKEGHYAICKIAQEYLSEDALFSVKQLLPDSAEGDLAAVCSWADAVRFNYHYRWSSALHYVDTPDFKCNYEYCRDCHDSSKHKHRCVTGGIYNYTMQLKSADAGPSSELNYNLTEALLFLSHFVGDVHQPLHVGFLGDLGGNSITVRWYRRKTNLHHVWDDMIIQSALKTFYDSDLSIMIQAIQRNITDNWSNDVSIWEHCAHNYTACPDRYASESISLACKFAYKNATPGSTLEDEYFLSRLPIVEKRLAQGGVRLAAILNRIFASKTRIAQA
- the LOC114177598 gene encoding endonuclease 4-like isoform X6 — protein: MQLKSADAGPSSELNYNLTEALLFLSHFVGDVHQPLHVGFLGDLGGNSITVRWYRRKTNLHHVWDDMIIQSALKTFYDSDLSIMIQAIQRNITDNWSNDVSIWEHCAHNYTACPDRYASESISLACKFAYKNATPGSTLEDEYFLSRLPIVEKRLAQGGVRLAAILNRIFASKTRIAQA
- the LOC114177598 gene encoding endonuclease 4-like isoform X2, with the translated sequence MMHMGDERVRVLFLLLLMPLPIVLGWGKEGHYAICKIAQILLKVILLQCALGRTRLGLITTIVGVVLYIMLTRRISSVTTNTAVRDCHDSSKHKHRCVTGGIYNYTMQLKSADAGPSSELNYNLTEALLFLSHFVGDVHQPLHVGFLGDLGGNSITVRWYRRKTNLHHVWDDMIIQSALKTFYDSDLSIMIQAIQRNITDNWSNDVSIWEHCAHNYTACPDRYASESISLACKFAYKNATPGSTLEDEYFLSRLPIVEKRLAQGGVRLAAILNRIFASKTRIAQA
- the LOC114177598 gene encoding endonuclease 4-like isoform X4; its protein translation is MLYFLSNNCFQILLKVILLQCALGRTRLGLITTIVGVVLYIMLTRRISSVTTNTAVRDCHDSSKHKHRCVTGGIYNYTMQLKSADAGPSSELNYNLTEALLFLSHFVGDVHQPLHVGFLGDLGGNSITVRWYRRKTNLHHVWDDMIIQSALKTFYDSDLSIMIQAIQRNITDNWSNDVSIWEHCAHNYTACPDRYASESISLACKFAYKNATPGSTLEDEYFLSRLPIVEKRLAQGGVRLAAILNRIFASKTRIAQA
- the LOC114177598 gene encoding endonuclease 4-like isoform X3, whose product is MPFARLHRSILVKMLYFLSNNCFQILLKVILLQCALGRTRLGLITTIVGVVLYIMLTRRISSVTTNTAVRDCHDSSKHKHRCVTGGIYNYTMQLKSADAGPSSELNYNLTEALLFLSHFVGDVHQPLHVGFLGDLGGNSITVRWYRRKTNLHHVWDDMIIQSALKTFYDSDLSIMIQAIQRNITDNWSNDVSIWEHCAHNYTACPDRYASESISLACKFAYKNATPGSTLEDEYFLSRLPIVEKRLAQGGVRLAAILNRIFASKTRIAQA